One window from the genome of Streptomyces sp. NBC_01476 encodes:
- a CDS encoding alpha/beta hydrolase has protein sequence MASPRTPLQRRIRLRHGKSRAIGRGIGAASALLGLLAASAPGAVASSGTAGLGPAVSGARAADGAYIAGVAQLGPRIVDLGIRSPAMGATMPVRVITPAGWSPHSGRTYPTVYLLQGASDNYTSWTRETDIEQLAATTDALVVTPDGGRAGFYTNWWNDGRAGGPQWETFHTEELPQLMSDAFGAGDRRAVIGLSEGGLGALDYAARHPGEYVFAGSFSGVVDLDDPGLRAGITLTCLREGVNPLLLWGDPKKNRDNWEAHNPAQLLNRFRGVQVYLSAATGMPGPLDVDSPPEAGLLEAPTYVPTQKFAQALRAAGVDVTVDLHLSGTHTWPNWQRELHLAWPSVLSALRGRS, from the coding sequence GTGGCATCCCCAAGGACACCCCTCCAACGACGTATCCGGCTGCGCCACGGCAAGAGCCGCGCGATCGGCCGCGGCATCGGCGCGGCATCGGCTCTCCTGGGCCTGCTGGCGGCCTCGGCTCCCGGGGCGGTCGCGAGCAGCGGAACAGCGGGCCTGGGACCGGCGGTCAGCGGGGCCCGCGCCGCCGACGGAGCGTACATCGCGGGAGTCGCCCAACTGGGCCCCCGCATCGTCGATCTCGGTATCCGCTCCCCGGCCATGGGGGCGACGATGCCGGTGCGGGTGATCACTCCTGCGGGCTGGTCCCCGCACTCGGGACGCACCTACCCGACGGTGTACCTGCTCCAGGGGGCCAGCGACAACTACACCTCCTGGACGCGGGAGACCGACATCGAGCAACTCGCCGCGACCACGGACGCCCTCGTCGTCACGCCGGACGGCGGACGCGCCGGTTTCTACACCAACTGGTGGAACGACGGCCGTGCCGGCGGTCCGCAGTGGGAGACCTTCCACACCGAGGAACTGCCGCAGCTCATGAGTGACGCGTTCGGGGCCGGTGACCGGCGCGCCGTGATCGGCCTGTCCGAGGGGGGACTCGGCGCCCTGGACTACGCCGCCCGGCATCCCGGGGAGTACGTCTTCGCCGGCTCCTTCAGCGGCGTCGTCGACCTCGACGACCCGGGCCTGCGGGCCGGGATCACTCTCACCTGTCTGCGCGAAGGAGTGAACCCGCTCCTGCTGTGGGGCGACCCGAAGAAGAACCGGGACAACTGGGAGGCACACAACCCGGCCCAGCTGCTGAACCGGTTCCGCGGCGTCCAGGTCTATCTCTCCGCCGCGACCGGAATGCCGGGGCCGCTGGATGTGGACTCCCCGCCGGAGGCAGGGCTGCTGGAGGCACCGACCTACGTGCCCACCCAGAAGTTCGCCCAGGCGCTGCGCGCGGCGGGGGTGGACGTGACCGTCGACCTCCACCTGTCGGGGACGCACACCTGGCCCAACTGGCAGCGGGAGCTGCACCTTGCCTGGCCCTCGGTGCTCAGCGCGCTGCGAGGGCGCTCATGA
- a CDS encoding acyl-CoA carboxylase subunit beta — protein sequence MSVPWWTTGERLMEFERRQEALIAPFTAGAFDRQHAKGKLTARERVTAFLDADSFVELDAMVRHRCHDFGMQERRPLGDGVITGYGTVDKRRVFVFAQDFTVFGGSLGEMYGQKIVKVMDLALRTGCPVVGLNDSGGARIQEGVESLALYAEIVRRHVQASGVIPQISLMMGPCAGGAVYAPAITDFVVMVDGISHMFVTGPEVLRVITGQSVSQEELGGAEGHNTVSGAAHYLAHSEEDAFDYARALLGYLPSNNMEDPPSYPDGLYGAQAVEPALDGVIPDDPRQPYDMRGVVTAVLDDGELLDVQPLFAPNIICGFGRIEGSSVGVVANQPLYAAGALDIDASEKAARFIRTCDAFHIPVLTFVDVPGFLPGVDQERAGIIRRGAKLIYAYAEATVPMVTVVTRKAYGGGYGVMGSKHLGTDVNLAWPTAEIAVMGSESAVTVLHRDTLRHAADPVAEREKLRTEYEHALCNPYVAAEHGYIDAVIRPRETRLHIANALRMLRSKRVTRMPRKHGNIPL from the coding sequence ATGAGCGTGCCGTGGTGGACCACGGGCGAGCGGCTGATGGAGTTCGAACGGCGGCAGGAGGCGCTGATCGCGCCCTTCACCGCCGGAGCCTTCGACCGGCAGCACGCCAAGGGGAAGCTGACCGCCCGGGAGCGCGTCACCGCGTTCCTGGACGCCGACTCGTTCGTGGAACTGGACGCCATGGTCCGCCACCGCTGCCACGACTTCGGGATGCAGGAACGCCGCCCGCTCGGTGACGGGGTGATCACCGGATACGGCACCGTGGACAAGCGGCGGGTCTTCGTCTTCGCCCAGGACTTCACGGTCTTCGGCGGCAGCCTCGGCGAGATGTACGGGCAGAAGATCGTCAAGGTGATGGACCTCGCGCTGCGCACCGGCTGCCCCGTGGTGGGCCTGAACGACTCGGGTGGCGCGCGCATCCAGGAGGGCGTGGAATCGCTCGCCCTGTACGCGGAGATCGTCCGGCGCCATGTGCAGGCGTCCGGCGTCATCCCGCAGATCTCGCTGATGATGGGCCCCTGCGCCGGCGGCGCGGTCTACGCCCCCGCCATCACCGACTTCGTCGTCATGGTCGACGGCATCTCCCACATGTTCGTCACCGGTCCCGAGGTCCTGCGGGTGATCACCGGCCAGTCGGTGAGCCAGGAGGAACTGGGCGGGGCGGAGGGCCACAACACGGTCTCCGGCGCCGCGCACTACCTGGCGCACAGCGAGGAGGACGCCTTCGACTACGCCCGGGCGCTGCTGGGTTATCTGCCCTCGAACAACATGGAGGACCCGCCCTCCTACCCCGACGGCCTCTACGGAGCCCAGGCGGTGGAGCCCGCCCTGGACGGCGTCATCCCCGACGACCCCCGGCAGCCCTACGACATGCGCGGCGTGGTGACCGCCGTCCTCGACGACGGTGAACTGCTCGACGTACAGCCGCTGTTCGCGCCCAACATCATCTGCGGCTTCGGCCGGATCGAGGGCAGCAGCGTGGGCGTCGTGGCCAACCAGCCGCTGTACGCGGCCGGCGCGCTGGACATCGACGCCAGTGAGAAGGCGGCCCGGTTCATCCGTACGTGCGACGCCTTCCACATCCCCGTGCTGACGTTCGTGGACGTACCCGGCTTCCTGCCGGGCGTCGACCAGGAGCGGGCCGGCATCATCCGGCGCGGCGCCAAACTGATCTACGCCTACGCCGAAGCCACCGTCCCGATGGTCACGGTCGTCACGCGCAAGGCGTACGGGGGCGGTTACGGGGTGATGGGGTCCAAGCATCTGGGCACCGATGTCAATCTCGCCTGGCCCACGGCGGAGATCGCCGTCATGGGCAGCGAAAGCGCGGTCACCGTGCTGCACAGGGACACCCTGCGGCACGCGGCGGACCCGGTCGCGGAGCGGGAGAAGCTGCGGACGGAGTACGAACACGCCCTCTGCAACCCGTATGTCGCCGCCGAGCACGGCTACATCGACGCCGTGATCCGGCCGCGGGAGACCCGGCTGCACATCGCGAACGCCCTGCGGATGCTGCGCTCCAAGCGGGTCACCAGGATGCCGCGCAAGCACGGGAACATCCCGCTGTGA
- a CDS encoding transcriptional regulator, whose amino-acid sequence MAARSLVTRQPNERLQMLINEAGCSNVGLARRVNMEGTNRGLDLRYDKTSVSRWLRGQQPRGLTPVIIAEVLSQKLRRAVSIDEIGMTNNRERETSGTGLTFAPALSDAIDEVTKLWRSDANRRNLHSGSRLGISTLLEPSRDWLITEPDAGAEHSGGSRVEPADIDLLSRATERIAELDHRFGSGHVRPIAVHYLDSVVSVLLEGSYEGEIGSQLCTTAARLTELTGYMAVDDGKTGLAQRYYIQALRLAQAAGDRAFGGYVLAAGMSHLAASLGYPREVTQLARAAREGTRGQAGLRTQACLYAAEARGYALVGDERACTVAMGKATDALERADPDGEPDWITHFDRAYLADELAHCCLDLHQPKSALRHAQEALAGHPEHRVRRRAIDLMVLATAQIEIRDVDEACDTAGQALHLLARLRSKLGIRYLSDFRSRLRPFGREPSVRDFEARLHDDAGRAVICRSEDQPA is encoded by the coding sequence TTGGCTGCTCGGTCACTGGTAACGCGACAACCCAATGAGCGCCTGCAGATGCTCATCAACGAGGCGGGCTGCTCGAACGTCGGGTTGGCGCGGCGGGTCAATATGGAAGGCACCAACCGCGGACTCGACCTGCGGTACGACAAGACGTCGGTGAGCCGCTGGCTTCGGGGCCAGCAGCCGCGGGGCCTGACACCGGTGATCATCGCCGAGGTACTGAGCCAGAAACTCCGGCGCGCTGTGTCCATCGACGAGATCGGTATGACGAACAACCGGGAGCGGGAGACGTCGGGGACCGGCCTCACCTTCGCCCCGGCGCTCTCCGACGCCATCGACGAGGTGACGAAACTGTGGCGCAGCGATGCCAACCGGCGCAATCTGCACTCGGGTTCGCGGCTCGGGATCAGCACCCTGCTGGAACCCAGCCGCGACTGGCTCATCACCGAACCTGATGCCGGCGCCGAGCACAGCGGGGGGAGCCGGGTGGAACCCGCGGACATCGATCTGCTGAGCCGGGCCACCGAGCGCATCGCCGAACTGGACCACCGCTTCGGCAGCGGCCATGTCCGCCCGATCGCCGTGCACTACCTGGACAGCGTCGTCTCCGTTCTGCTCGAAGGCTCTTACGAGGGGGAGATCGGTTCCCAACTGTGCACCACAGCCGCCCGGTTGACGGAGCTGACCGGCTATATGGCAGTGGACGACGGGAAGACCGGCCTCGCCCAGCGCTACTACATCCAGGCGCTGCGCCTGGCTCAGGCGGCCGGTGACCGCGCTTTCGGCGGCTATGTGCTGGCCGCGGGGATGAGCCATCTGGCGGCGTCGCTCGGTTATCCGCGGGAGGTCACCCAACTCGCCCGCGCCGCACGGGAAGGAACCCGCGGCCAGGCCGGCCTCAGGACCCAGGCTTGCCTGTACGCGGCGGAGGCACGCGGATACGCGCTGGTCGGAGATGAACGGGCGTGCACGGTCGCCATGGGCAAGGCGACCGACGCCCTTGAACGGGCCGATCCCGACGGAGAACCCGACTGGATCACGCACTTCGACCGGGCGTATCTCGCCGACGAACTGGCGCACTGCTGCCTCGACCTGCACCAGCCGAAGTCCGCACTCCGCCATGCGCAGGAGGCGCTCGCCGGGCACCCCGAGCACCGGGTCCGCCGGCGGGCGATCGACTTGATGGTGCTGGCCACCGCCCAGATCGAGATCCGGGATGTCGACGAGGCGTGCGACACGGCGGGGCAGGCACTGCATCTGCTGGCCCGTCTGCGGTCGAAACTCGGGATCAGATATCTGAGCGACTTCCGGTCACGGCTGCGGCCGTTCGGGCGGGAGCCGTCGGTCCGCGACTTCGAGGCGCGGCTGCACGACGACGCCGGCCGCGCTGTCATCTGCCGCTCCGAGGACCAGCCGGCCTGA
- a CDS encoding TetR/AcrR family transcriptional regulator, protein MGTPARPARRRSTAPRKGDLREQAILDTTEVLLGRLGFEAMTMADIAEAAGLSRGALYFYFGSKHEVLTALVARTVEALRQKSRAAAADPATPREAIETVMRRTEALWLDHGLVMRAAIDLSSSVPEVDALWTGTAEIFISAIADILERAGVPSDDGPESAPAMAQAICWMIERTFYRASSVSAQELERAGATCQLIWLRAARLGHLDQ, encoded by the coding sequence ATGGGAACACCGGCCAGGCCGGCGAGGCGGCGCTCGACGGCCCCGCGCAAGGGGGACCTGCGGGAGCAGGCCATCCTGGACACCACCGAAGTGCTGCTGGGCCGGCTGGGCTTCGAGGCCATGACCATGGCGGACATCGCCGAGGCGGCCGGTCTGTCGCGCGGCGCGCTGTACTTCTACTTCGGCTCCAAGCACGAGGTGCTGACGGCGCTCGTGGCACGCACGGTGGAGGCCCTGCGGCAGAAGTCACGCGCCGCGGCCGCCGATCCGGCCACTCCCCGCGAGGCCATCGAGACGGTGATGCGCCGGACGGAAGCGCTCTGGCTCGACCACGGGCTCGTCATGCGGGCGGCCATCGACCTGTCCTCGTCCGTCCCGGAGGTCGATGCCCTGTGGACCGGGACGGCGGAGATCTTCATCAGTGCCATCGCCGACATCCTGGAACGGGCCGGCGTCCCTTCCGACGACGGCCCGGAGTCGGCCCCGGCGATGGCACAGGCCATCTGCTGGATGATCGAGCGCACTTTCTACCGGGCGTCGAGCGTCTCCGCCCAGGAACTCGAACGGGCCGGCGCCACCTGCCAGTTGATCTGGCTGCGCGCCGCCCGACTCGGCCACCTCGACCAGTGA
- a CDS encoding oxidoreductase, whose translation MKTFLITGVSSGLGRAFAQGALDAGHTVVGTVRRQADLAPFEALAPGRAHARPLDVTDDEAVSSVVKEVESTVGPIDVLIANAGYGLEGTFEETPLSEVRAQFATNVFGAAATIQAVLPGMRERRRGHILAVTSMGGLMAVPGMSAYCGSKFALEGLLESLGKEVAAFGVHVTAIEPGSFRTDWAGRSMTRSARSISDYDALFGPIREARLKASGNQLGNPEKAAAAVLRILDVPEPPAHLVLGSDALRLIAAGRQAVDADIREWETLSRTTDFPDGHQIGAN comes from the coding sequence ATGAAGACGTTCCTGATCACCGGAGTGAGCAGCGGCCTGGGACGGGCCTTCGCCCAGGGGGCCCTCGACGCCGGTCACACCGTGGTCGGCACCGTCCGCAGGCAGGCCGACCTGGCACCGTTCGAGGCGCTCGCGCCCGGGCGGGCGCACGCCCGCCCGCTGGACGTGACCGACGACGAAGCGGTGTCCTCCGTGGTCAAGGAGGTGGAATCCACCGTCGGTCCGATCGACGTGCTGATCGCCAACGCCGGTTACGGCCTGGAGGGCACCTTCGAGGAGACACCGCTGTCGGAAGTCCGCGCCCAGTTCGCGACCAATGTCTTCGGCGCCGCCGCCACCATCCAGGCGGTCCTGCCCGGTATGCGCGAGCGCCGCCGCGGCCACATCCTGGCGGTGACCTCCATGGGGGGTCTGATGGCGGTGCCCGGCATGTCGGCCTACTGCGGCAGCAAGTTCGCCCTGGAGGGCCTGCTCGAAAGCCTCGGCAAGGAGGTGGCCGCCTTCGGTGTCCATGTGACGGCGATCGAGCCGGGGTCCTTCCGCACCGACTGGGCGGGACGCTCCATGACCCGGTCCGCCCGTTCCATCAGTGACTACGACGCCTTGTTCGGGCCCATCCGCGAGGCCCGGCTCAAGGCCAGCGGCAATCAGCTCGGCAACCCCGAGAAGGCCGCTGCCGCCGTCCTGCGGATTCTCGACGTGCCCGAGCCGCCGGCCCACCTGGTCCTCGGCTCCGACGCGCTGCGCCTGATCGCCGCGGGCCGCCAGGCGGTGGATGCCGACATCCGGGAGTGGGAAACTCTCTCCCGCACCACCGACTTCCCCGACGGACACCAGATCGGCGCCAACTGA
- a CDS encoding SulP family inorganic anion transporter encodes MRAVRQAAAVIGERVRGVLPNRRILTSMGRSPRSDLIAGLTVAIVALPLALGFGISSGAGAEAGLVTAVVAGAIAAVFGGSNLQVTGPTGAMTVVLVPIVHQYGIHGVMTVGLLAGALLVLLSLARAGRAMAYVPVPVVEGFTLGIAAVIGLQQVPAALGVTSPSGDNPAVVAAKAVGDFAAHPHGTAIAVAAGVVLVMLLGTRLRPGVPFSLVAVVLATVVCWAGGVDAATIGHLPAGIPAPSTSFFQAGHVPALLPSALAVAVLAALESLMSASAADAMNVSERHDSDRELFGQGLANLAVPLFGGVAATGAIARTAVNVRTGAVSRLAALVHAGVLAVIVFAAAPLVAGIPLAALAGVLIATAIRMVEVGSLRALARSGRGEGLVMLLTAAATLAFNLVTAVVAGLLLAGLLALRQVARAARLEQVPLHADLPPADHHEEERALLDEHIVAYRIDGPLLFAAAHRFLLELTETSEVKVVILRMSRVSAIDASGARVLGDAIGRLERRGALVLLSGIRPEHQRPLDALGTLNALRAQGRVFPSTPQAIAYAHAHLHGSGVLPDPPHGAPLEAAH; translated from the coding sequence ATGAGGGCCGTCAGGCAAGCAGCCGCCGTGATCGGCGAGCGGGTCCGCGGGGTGCTGCCGAACCGCCGGATCCTGACCTCGATGGGCCGCTCCCCGCGCAGTGACCTCATCGCGGGGCTGACGGTGGCCATCGTCGCACTGCCGCTGGCCCTCGGCTTCGGGATCTCCTCCGGCGCGGGGGCGGAGGCCGGACTGGTCACCGCGGTCGTCGCCGGCGCGATCGCCGCCGTCTTCGGCGGCTCCAACCTCCAGGTCACCGGCCCGACCGGGGCGATGACCGTGGTACTCGTGCCGATCGTCCACCAGTACGGCATCCACGGTGTCATGACGGTGGGACTGCTCGCGGGCGCGCTCCTGGTCCTGCTCTCCCTGGCGCGGGCCGGACGGGCGATGGCGTATGTGCCGGTGCCGGTGGTGGAGGGCTTCACCCTCGGTATCGCCGCCGTGATCGGCCTCCAGCAGGTGCCCGCCGCGCTCGGCGTGACGTCCCCCTCGGGGGACAATCCGGCCGTCGTCGCGGCCAAGGCGGTGGGCGACTTCGCCGCCCATCCGCACGGGACCGCGATCGCGGTGGCGGCGGGCGTCGTCCTGGTGATGCTGCTGGGCACGCGCCTGCGGCCCGGGGTGCCGTTCTCCCTGGTGGCAGTGGTGCTGGCGACGGTGGTCTGCTGGGCCGGCGGGGTCGATGCGGCCACCATCGGCCATCTGCCCGCCGGTATCCCCGCGCCCTCGACGTCCTTCTTCCAGGCCGGCCACGTCCCGGCTCTGCTGCCCTCCGCGCTCGCGGTGGCGGTACTGGCGGCCCTGGAGTCGCTGATGTCGGCCTCGGCGGCCGACGCGATGAATGTCTCGGAGCGGCACGACAGCGACCGGGAGCTGTTCGGACAGGGCCTGGCGAATCTGGCCGTCCCGCTCTTCGGCGGTGTCGCCGCCACCGGCGCGATCGCCCGTACCGCCGTCAACGTCCGTACCGGCGCGGTCTCCCGGCTGGCGGCCCTGGTGCACGCCGGTGTCCTGGCGGTCATCGTCTTCGCCGCCGCGCCGCTGGTCGCCGGCATCCCGCTGGCCGCGCTCGCCGGGGTGCTGATCGCGACCGCGATCCGGATGGTCGAGGTCGGTTCCCTGCGCGCGCTGGCCCGCTCGGGCCGGGGCGAGGGCCTGGTGATGCTGCTGACCGCCGCCGCCACCTTGGCGTTCAACCTCGTCACCGCGGTCGTCGCCGGGCTGCTCCTGGCCGGTCTGCTGGCGCTGCGCCAGGTCGCGCGCGCCGCCCGGCTCGAACAGGTCCCCCTGCACGCGGACCTGCCCCCGGCGGACCACCACGAGGAGGAACGGGCGCTGCTGGACGAGCACATCGTGGCCTACCGCATCGACGGGCCGCTGTTGTTCGCCGCCGCACACCGGTTCCTGCTGGAACTCACCGAGACCAGCGAGGTCAAGGTCGTCATCCTGCGGATGTCACGTGTCAGCGCGATCGACGCCAGTGGTGCCCGCGTCCTCGGTGACGCCATCGGCAGGCTGGAACGCCGGGGCGCGCTGGTCCTGCTCTCCGGGATCCGCCCCGAGCACCAGCGTCCACTGGACGCCCTGGGCACCTTGAACGCACTGCGCGCCCAGGGCCGGGTCTTCCCCAGCACCCCGCAGGCCATCGCGTACGCCCACGCCCACCTGCACGGCTCCGGTGTGCTTCCCGACCCACCGCACGGCGCGCCCCTGGAGGCGGCGCACTGA
- a CDS encoding ArsR/SmtB family transcription factor: MAPVPLYQAKAEFFRMLGHPVRIRVLELLQDGPMPVRDLLANIEVERSNLSQQLAVLRRSGIVTSSREADTVVYALAGGDVAELMRAARRILTELLAGQQDLLAELRDADAEATGGRVA, from the coding sequence ATGGCGCCGGTTCCGCTGTACCAGGCCAAGGCGGAGTTCTTCAGAATGCTCGGGCATCCCGTGCGGATCCGGGTGCTGGAACTGCTGCAGGACGGCCCGATGCCGGTGCGCGACCTGCTGGCGAACATCGAGGTGGAGCGCTCCAACCTCTCCCAGCAACTCGCGGTGCTGCGGCGCTCCGGAATCGTCACCTCGTCCCGCGAGGCCGACACGGTCGTCTACGCGCTCGCCGGCGGCGATGTGGCGGAACTGATGCGGGCGGCCCGGCGGATCCTCACGGAACTGCTGGCCGGGCAGCAGGACCTGCTCGCGGAGCTGCGTGACGCCGACGCCGAAGCCACCGGGGGCCGGGTCGCATGA
- a CDS encoding helix-turn-helix transcriptional regulator: protein MNRTDRLYALVEELRAVAPRPRSARWLAGRFEVSVRTVERDISALQQSGVPVYAETGRTGGYCLDKARTLPPVNLTPGEAVAMALALRSLRGTPFQVTAGAALRKLVAAMQGDDAAAAHDLAGRIHLLGDPGAAPPVPRIVADALSTRRVLRIGYGDRAGAATLREIEPLGYVGTATHWYLVGWCRLRGAVRAFRTDRITSVSATAEVPEIRSLRTEDLDIPYGTVRRLSLI from the coding sequence ATGAACCGTACCGACCGTCTCTACGCCCTGGTCGAGGAGCTGCGGGCCGTCGCGCCCCGCCCGCGCAGTGCCCGCTGGCTGGCCGGGCGCTTCGAGGTCAGCGTGCGCACGGTCGAACGGGACATCAGCGCGTTGCAGCAGTCGGGGGTGCCGGTCTACGCCGAGACCGGCCGCACCGGCGGCTACTGCCTCGACAAGGCACGCACGCTGCCCCCGGTCAATCTGACGCCGGGGGAGGCCGTCGCGATGGCGCTGGCGCTGCGGAGCCTGCGGGGCACACCGTTCCAGGTGACCGCGGGCGCGGCGCTGCGCAAGCTGGTGGCGGCGATGCAGGGTGACGACGCCGCCGCGGCCCATGACCTGGCCGGCCGTATCCATCTCCTCGGCGACCCCGGCGCCGCACCGCCGGTGCCGCGCATCGTGGCCGACGCCCTGTCCACCCGGCGCGTCCTGCGCATCGGGTACGGCGACCGCGCGGGCGCGGCCACCCTGCGCGAGATCGAGCCGCTGGGCTACGTCGGCACCGCGACGCACTGGTATCTGGTGGGCTGGTGCCGGCTGCGCGGCGCCGTGCGCGCCTTCCGCACCGACCGGATCACCTCGGTCTCGGCCACCGCCGAGGTGCCCGAGATCCGTTCGCTGCGCACCGAGGACCTCGACATCCCGTACGGGACCGTCCGCCGGCTCAGCCTGATCTGA
- a CDS encoding VOC family protein has product MPGFNGIGWFEIGTDDPDAAERFYGEVFGWTVAHDDTKSTDPAYRILTTGDPEGLRGGLFATKGQLPGYAVFTVLVEDVEATCRRVEEAGGRVQRAAQVNPVGVTFAHLLDPAGNHFAVFRPPFVRP; this is encoded by the coding sequence ATGCCTGGATTCAACGGCATCGGCTGGTTCGAGATCGGCACCGACGACCCGGACGCCGCGGAGCGGTTCTACGGCGAGGTGTTCGGCTGGACGGTCGCGCACGACGACACCAAGAGCACGGACCCGGCGTACCGGATCCTCACCACGGGCGACCCCGAGGGGCTGCGCGGCGGACTCTTCGCGACGAAGGGCCAGCTCCCCGGCTACGCCGTCTTCACCGTGCTGGTCGAGGATGTCGAGGCCACGTGCCGGCGGGTCGAGGAGGCGGGCGGCCGGGTGCAGCGCGCCGCGCAGGTCAATCCGGTCGGGGTGACCTTCGCGCACCTGCTCGACCCGGCCGGGAACCACTTCGCGGTGTTCCGGCCGCCGTTCGTCCGGCCCTGA